In the genome of Cynocephalus volans isolate mCynVol1 chromosome 10, mCynVol1.pri, whole genome shotgun sequence, the window GGCCACAGGCAGTGAGATCCTGCTGTGGGCACTGCAGGCAGAAGGCGGTGGCTCTGAGATAGGTATGGCCCCAGGCCTTTTCCAGAACCCTCTGCCTTTAGAATTCTGTGGGCTATTAAAATAACTCACCTCATGAAATTCTCAAACCCATACAAAATCTCTGCCCTGTTAGATTTCTTTGCCTCATTAGAATGCTCCAACCCTTCAGAATTCCATCCTGTTAAAATTCCTTGGCCTGTTAGAAAAATGAACCCATGTGCAATTCTCTCTTTCATCAGAATTCCCTGCCCTGTTAGATCTCTTTGCTTTATAAGAATGCACCATGCCAATAAAATCCCAGAGGCTGTAAGAATCTGTGTTGCCATTAGAAATCTCTTGACTTGTTAGAATAATCTGTCCCTAACAAATCCTAGTCCTCTGAGAATCCTCTGCCATCACTAGAGTTTTTTTGCCTGTCGCAAATATCAGCCATGTTAGAATTCCACACTCCGTGGGAGTCCCACACTCCACCAGAAATCTGGCCCGTTGTAATCCTCTATAATTCCTGCTGCAATCCTCTATCCTGTGAGGATTCCATGGCCCAACTGAATTGTCTGTCTCTTGGAATTCTTCCTGCCACCACTCTCCTCCCCACTTCATCGGGGAGGAGAGTGGTGAGCCCTCCTTGCCCTGTAGGAGTCTTCCATCTGGGGGTGCCTGTGGAGGCCTTGTTCTTTGTTGGGAACCAGCTCATTGCCACAAGCCACACCGGGCGCATTGGGGTGTGGAATGCTGTCACCAAGCACTGGCAGGTCAGAGTTCTGGCCAGCCTGGCTACCTTCTCCCCACCTGTTGGGACTGTACAGACCCAGGGAGGGATTCCTTTCtgtccccccactcccaccccagagAAAGCCAGAGAACCCAACAGTGGGCCAGACATGGGGATGTGTGCAATAAAGGCCTAAGGGGCATCAGGgaggccttcctggaggaggagctgCAGAGTTGACGTGAGGGATGGAAGAGtttggaagggaggagagaggaatcTCCAGGCACTTGGTTGGGGAGCAGGTGAGGGGAGATTGTATAGGAGGCAGAAACCCAGAAAGAGATGTGCGAATGTCCATCACTCTCTCTGTACCCACCCCAAGCCATgtccaaactgaaaaaaaaaaaaatctacagtgtTGTTTTTATCCTACTAAAGTCTGAGTGtttgggagagagacagacagacaaaggcAGACAAAGAGATTGAGAtagagggagagaaacagacaaatagaaatagagaaaatcagaaagagGTGATGGAAGGATGGACAGAGTGAAACCAGGGCTGAATGACTGTGGTAGATGAAGGGACACAGAGAGATAGAGGTGagttattttggggggtgggtgggtagtaGGGTGGCTGTCGAGTATGGGGAtgtgaacctgtgaccttggaattAGAGTAATGTCAGAAATCCAGAGtcaaggtgttataacaccaaggtcaagggtttggatccctgtaccagccagccgtcaaaagaaaagaaaaaatgacagagTCAAGGAGAGACTGAGACccactcagagacaaagagacagatgTACAAAAGGGAGTCACAGGAAGAATGGGATGAAGAGAGATAGGCCAGGCATAGGTAGGTAGGCTCTGGATCAGGGAGGAGAGGGCATGCTGTCGGGGGCTGCAGAAGCAGAGGCATTGGAGGCTCCATGGCCACAGCCTGTCCTTCCCTGCGCCAGGTCCAGGAGGTGCAGCCCATCACCAGTTACGATGCTGCAGGCTCCTTTCTCCTCCTGGGCTGCAACAATGGCTCCATCTACTATGTGGGTGAGCAGCAGCCTATGCCCTGGTGTCTGAGAGACTCCCCCAGGaaatgggaggggaggggacaggatgGGGCACCTTCAGCAAACCTGCTCTACCCTCCCTACCCTCCCCAGATGTGCAGAAGTTCCCCCTGCGCATGAAGGACAACGATCTCCTTGTCAGCGAGCTCTACCGGGACCCGGCAGAGGACGGGGTCACTGCACTCAGTGTCTACCTCACCCCCAAGACCAGTAAGCTATGACCTGGCTTCCCCTCCTGCCATGACCAGCCAAACCAGCCTCAGCCTGCAGTTGTCTCCCGACTTGCATAGCATGACACAGTGGGATTTATCAGGAGGAGGGGCAGATTCCTCTCTCATTTAGTCATTCATCAGTAGTTAGTCTATGTTTTCTTTCCCACTTCTGTGATTAGGTCGTGATGTTTGCATGTTTGTAAAACAGAGGATATGTGTTTTACAGTGGCTGAAGCTGACTTCTCTTACTTGGgacagtttttctgttttcttttttttcttttttgataaagCTCATTTTTTCTAGCaggaatatttaataatatacctAACTTCACAGCACATTATCACCTTTTTTCTACATAAGGCTCCTTTctcagttcatttatttattccattcctccccatctccctccccgcCACATGCCACTATTTTGTCATgttgaacatttatctttttatttgtatgtttcctTACAAAATGAGTATTGTGGACACGTTTTTGAATTTACATAAATGTCATTGGGCATATATCCCAGTTATCCTCTTACTTTTTGTCCATCCATGTTACTACGTGTAACCCTAATCCATTGCTCGTGACTGCTGCACAAAATATAAAACCACATCTTAACTACCCACATTCCTTAAGATAGTCCGTTAAGTTTCTGACAGTTGCAAAATCATTTTTCCCCTATGGAAAGTTGGCCAGGGCGGAGAATCCCTCAGATACACTGGGTTACATTTTCCCGTCTTGCTCTTTGTCTGTTTATGTCTCTTCCTAcgtttttctgtctttctaattCCACCtctctatgtctctgtctctatATCCCCCCATGTGATTCAGATTCTTGGTTCCCTGTGtctgtttctctatttttctgtttctcttctctctctttttagctccatttctctctctatctTAATTTCTGTCTCTGGGTCTTTCCTTCTCTGATCTGTGCCTTCATGTCCCTGTTCTTCCATTCCCCACATCTCCCCCACACCATGTTAtctccctttttccctctctcctggaTTTCTGACTCTGTCTCTGTtctgtgtctgtctgcctctttctctctgccttggtgtctgtctgtctgtgacCCAATCCTTGTCTTCATGTTTGGTCTCACCAGGTGACAGCGGGAACTGGATCGAGATTGCCTATGGCACCAGCTCAGGGGGTGTGCGGGTCATTGTGCAGCACCCTGAGACAGTGGGCTCGGGGCCCCAGCTCTTCCAGACCTTCACCGTGCACCGCAGCCCCGTCACCAAGATCATGCTGTCAGAGAAGCACCTCATCTCAGGTGGGCCTTACTGGGCCAGCCCAGGTGTCCGTCTCTCTGCAGGAGAGACAGCTCAGATGGCAGCATGAAGCCAGGTGGATGAGGATTTCCACTGGAGCAGAACATTTTGTAGGGAGAGAGCTCTATGGGAGAGAGAATTGACTTTGGACAGTAATTGGGGAAGTGAGAGAACACCGTAAGGGAAGAAGTCTCAGGGAGAGTGCATTGTGGCGGGAAGAGGAGAAATCATTAATTCAATAAGcaattattaagcatctactgtgtgccaggcacaggggaTACAGTGATGAACACAACAGGCTacatccctgccctcacagagctaaTATTCTAGTGGGGAtggcagacaataaataaatatataaaaatataagtcaACATAGGTGGTGATAAGGACcatgaataaaaacaaagctgTGTGTGGCTGGAGAGTGCGtaggtcagggaaggcctttctgaggaAGGACCTTTGAGCACAAATGAAGGAACGAGCCATGCAAATCAGTGGGGACgagaattccaggcagagggaacaggcaTTGCAAAGGCTCTGAAGTGGGAGGATGTTTGATGTGTTTGAGGAAGAACAGGGAGCCCCCCGTGCCTGAGCGAGGGGGAGAGTGGGAGGAGATGAGGGCAGGGAGGTGCTGGGTCAGGAGCCATGGAGGGCTCCAATCAGGGAGGGGCTCTGAGCAGCAAGACCAGACTCAGGTCTTCGCAGGCTCCCTCTGGTTGCATGTAGGGACACACTGTGGGAACAGGACAGGAGCAGTGGGACCAGGGAGGAGGCTGCTGCAGTGGTCCAGGCAGGAGACAAGATGGACAGGACCAGGGTAAGGGCTGTGGACAGGATAAGGTGAGATAATGCTCTGGAATGATTTTGGAGGAAGAGCCAACAGGATTTTTGACCATTTGGAATTCTGGAGAGGAGAGAATTCTCTGAAAGGGAAGCATTCAGAGGGGCTGAATCCTTATATCTCTGAAAGGGGGTCATCCTGGGGCTCAGGAAAATGGGGTAGCCTTGATGCCACAGCCAGGCATGACCTTCTGCTGTTCTCATACTCTTCAGTCTGTGCTGACAACAACCATGTGCGGACATGGTCTGTGACTCGCTTCCGAGGCATGATTTCCACCCAGCCTGGCTCCACCCCACTTGCTTCTTTCAAGATCCTGGCGCTAGAATCGGCCGACGGGCATGGTGGCTGCAGTGCTGGAAATGACATTGGTGCCTCCTGGCCCCTGGCCCCCACCCCACTGACCTGCCCCCCACTGGCCCACACTGACCCCCTTACCTGATCTCTGTAGACCTCTACCGACCCACCCAACAGACCTGGCTGGCCTTCATTGACCTCTACCTAGGCACCCTCCCATCCCCATTGACTACTGACCCCTGTAGACCTCCACTGACCTCTACCTGACCCTGTTGACCTCCATTTACCCCCATTGATTCTTGCTGACTGCCACCTGACCTTGAACCCCACCTTCACTGATGTGCACCTGACCCTGATGTGCCTGAGCTCCACTGACTTTTGGGACCCCCCAACCCTCTCTGACCCAGCCCAACTCCAGCAACCTGGGGTTGGGACCTAGGTCTGGGAAGGGGTCCATTAGTGTGGAAGGAAGAAGAGCCTTGGGGTCTGAGGGCCTGGGGACCCCAGCTGGCCCTGACCGTTGCCCCTGCCTGGCCCAGGACCCTACGGTGAGCGAGATGACCAGCAAGTATTCATTCAGAAGGTGGTGCCAAGCGCCAGCAAGCTCTTTGTGAGGCTTTCATCCACTGGTCAGCGGTGAGGACTGTCCCATCAAACAGGGAGGGTGGTCAGAGGAGAAGGCAAGACACCAGCTGGGTCACTGAGGCCAGAAAGGTGTCCCAGCCAAGGGACACTGAaggagcaaaggcagggagggagacaaGTGGCCTGGGCTTGGGGGCTAGAGTTATCAAAGGTATGACAGGTATGGGTGGGAGTGAAGGTGGAGAAACCTCAGGCCCCTGTGCTGGATCTCATGCAGAGATAACCAGTGTAGTCAGTGCCAGGATgggggaggcccaggcagaggggtcaggttGGGATGGGGAGGtgcaggcagaggggtcaggttGGGAtggggaggcccaggcagaggggtcaggttGGGATGGGGAGGtgcaggcagaggggtcaggttGGGAtggggaggcccaggcagaggggtcaggttGGGATGGGGAGGtgcaggcagaggggtcaggttGGGATGGGGAGGtgcaggcagaggggtcaggttGGGAtggggaggcccaggcagaggggtcaggttGGGATGGGGAGGCACAGGAAGAGGGGTCAGGTTGGGAtggggaggcacaggcagaggggtcagggatgggatggggaggcacaggcagaggggtcagggatgggatggggaggcccaggcagaggggtcagggccGGGATGGGGAGGCACAGGAAACTGTAGGAGCCCAGAGGGGGTGCTTGCTTCAGCCTGGGAAGTGGCCCGGGAGAGTTTTCTCATCGAGGGGACTCTGAGCAGACACCTGAAGGATAAATAGGAATGagcagaagaaaggagggaaCAGGGTGCCACCTAGCTGAGGgaaaagcatgtgcaaaggtTGGGACGGGTCAAATAGGGTTATGAGTGAAGTGCATGGGGTTTCTCTGGCTGGAACATAGAACCTGAGGGTGGCGGGGGGTGTGCTGCAGAGATGGCCAGGGCCTTGTCAGTCATGTGGAAGAGCTGAGACTCGGTTCTGAATGCACTGGGGAACTGTGGCCACTGTGAGGGGATGCAGTGAAGGTTGGACAGTACACCAGAACACAGGGAGGAGGTGGGACAGGTGTCTGGTGGGAGATGGGCACAGGGATCCTTGCGAGAGACATTCAAGAGGCTGATAGGTCAGGGAAGCACGTGGATGAGACTCAGGCCTTTCCTGAGATGGGAACAGGGAAGAATGGCAGATTTGGGGAGGATCCTGAGGCCCAATTGGAGGCCAGGGATGTCCAAGAGGCTACTGGACCCCTGGGGCTGGAACTCAAGACATAAGTAGAGTGGGAATGGATAAGGATTGGGGGTGATCATCGGAGGTGCAGAAAGTGAACTCATAATGGTAGGGACTGTGACCCAGGAAGGGTATGGGGATAAGAGGGACCACGCTGGGCCTTGGCGTGACTGGGGTGACCCTCTCACCCTCTTGCAACCCTTAGGGTGTGCTCTGTGCGCTCGGTGGATGGCTCGCCCACAACTGCCTTCACGGTGCTCGAGTGTGAAGGCTCCCGGCGGCTTGGCTCTCGGCCCCGGCGCTACCTGCTCACGGGCCAGGCCAAtggcagcctggccatgtgggaCCTGACCACTGCCATGGACGGCCTTGGCCAGGCCCCTGGTACTCACTACACCACCTCAATCCCTTCCCAAGCCCCATGGATTTGCTCAGAACCCCTATCCACAACCTATGTCACCATGATCTCTTTTCCTAAACCCTTGCCCTCTGAgccctttccttctcctttgaCCTTTTTTCTCTGCCCTTCCAAGCCCTCCTTGCCATTGCTTTTCAGCCCCTCTCTCTTAGCCTCTGATCCCTGTCCATTGATCTCTGCATCCTTTCACCTGTCCCAACCCTTGATGCTTACACTATGACCTCTGTCCCTTGCCCTGTGATCCCTGTCTTGCACCCTGACTCCACTTCCTTGCCCCTCAGCAGGTGGCCTGACAGAGGAAGAGCTGATGGAACAGCTAGAGCAGTGCGAGCTGACCCCACTGGCTTCCTCACGGggctctctccccagcccctcaccCCGCACCTCTCTCACCAGGTAGCCAAGACTCCGCTTCCCCTTCTGTGCAGTGGGTGGAGAGGAGAGCATGGGGCCCTTGGGAGGGGAGGTGGCCCAGGTGCCCCATGCTGACCTGCAAtgaccttccccaccccctcagtCTCCACTCAGCATCCAGCAGCATCTCCCTGTCTGGCCGCCATGGGAGTCCAAGCCCCCTGCAGGCTGAGGCCCAGCGCCGTGGGGGAGGCAGCTTCGTGGAACGCTGCCAGGAACTGGTGCGGAGTGGGCCGGAGCCCCGACGACCACCAACACCAGCCCCCCGGCCCTCCACAGGTCTTGAGGCTCCACTTACACCCCCCAAAGTGAAGCTCAATGAAACTTCCTTTTAAACACAACTGCCATTGTGCCTTTAAACACCCTGGTCCTAGGGAACTCAGGTGCCTCCCTGCCTCCTGTCAGAGCCTTGGGTTCAGGGCCATGGCCTCCTTGGAATGATCATTGTTACTAGGCCCCCACCTTCCCCCTTTTCTGGAAGCCAAAGTCTCCCTCCCCAATAAAATCCTCACTGCCAACACCTTGTTTGCATTCTTAGTGGGTTCGGGATCCCCACAGAAGGGGTAAGGGAGATGTGGGGCCCAACCAGGTCCCTGGTAGTAGATTCAGGAACATCTGTCTCTCTGGATCCAGGGGTTCAAACACTCAcccagaatgtctttccatctcttggctTTGCTTTCTTCTGGAATGTATCATTTTTGGTCAAGTTTTCCTCTCTCTGTGGCAGGATGACTTCAGGTAGCTCCTTggcaacttttttctctttagcagCAGCAAAAGTCACAGGACTGATTCCTACTGGCTTGCGCTGAGTCAGATGGCCATTCCTGAATCAGTCACTGTGGCCACTGTGATGAATGTCTTCCATTTTTCCGGCCTGGGTCATGTGCCCTCACAGGCCAGGTGATGAGGTCAGTCCCGCGGGGGCAAAGTGGAGGAGGAGTTCCTGAGAGGAGCACCAGGGAACTGTTCCCTCAAGCAGGGGCAAATGCTACACGTAGGCAGAAGCACAGGTGCTGGCTAAGTGCTTGCCGTATCCTTAACACATGTGCCCAACACCTTGCCGCTGCAAACACCTTGCCCAGGATCCTGGCTACCCTGTCTCTTGTCCCTTTCCTGCCCAGACCAGAGATGGTGTGTGGGACAGCTTCAGCTCACTCCAGCCCGACATTCGTGGAATTTTTCTCTCTAATGATGCCTTTTCCTATGGTGCTTCCTCAGGGaggttttctgcatctattcCTTGGGCCAATGAAGAGGAGACAGAGTGGACCAGACTAGGAGCAAGGGATTTTAGAATATGCTAATTCTAGAATTCCAGTTTCTGGAATGTGAGAGCTTCTGAAACATAGTAGAGAGGTATCTAGAATATTAGGGAATGTGGAAGTGCTAGAGAATTAACGATATTAGGTTTCTCCCTTGCATATCAGAAAATCCAGACTGTAGATGTTTCTAACAAAAGACCTGGAAAATAACTGATTCTAgaatagaggaagagagagagctgGAATGTCAGCAAATCTAGAACAGTgaagagggtttttgttttgtttatttaatactAGGAATAAAACAGTGTGCATATGGGAGCACACAAGGTGGGGGGAAGCTTCTGGAATGCCAGGGGTCTAGAACTCTGAGGGATTCTGATAGGTTGAGATCAGATCAGATACAAGGGATGACAGACACTACCCCTGGGGAATCATGTCTCTGATAGGGAGGGAAGTGGGGACTCCAAattctggggggaggggaagccaACGCCATCCCCGGAAGTCGCAGTGGTGAGCCAGAGGTTGTTGCCTAGCAACGAGCATTGAAGATGCCCTGGATCCCAGGCAGAAGGGAGAAATTTCGGCAGCGCCCCCAGCAAATGCTCCAGCCACAGggtaggaggtggggagggaggaaggggggcaGGGACACGTTGTCCCTCAGGGCCATGTGAGCACAGATCTTGGGGCTGACTCAAAGACAGGTACACGGAGCACATTCACGGGCATTCCATGATCATGCTGGGACAGCGCACGAATGGCCGTGAATGGGGCGAGAATGCCGTCGTCGGTGCTCCAGGGGGCTGTGTATACAGTGGGTGGACACAGATTTCTAGGTGTCAGTGTGAAATGGAGGCATGGACTGCTGTAGGTGGCACTAACAGTGTGAGTGTGGCTGTGTGACTCAGCGCGTGTGTCTCACTGTAAGGGGAGATGAGAGGGTCCCCTGTCCATCCCGCACACCCTCCATTGGAAGAAGGAGCAGAAGTGGGGGATGGGAGTGAAGCTGGATCAGTTGCTGTTCACAGTGGGGTGTCCTGTCGTCAGGGCGTTGTAGCTTCGTACTGTGAGTGGGTGGAGCCTGGGATCCACTGGGGGCGGGACTAACTCTACAGAACTGCAGAATCGAACTTATGTGAGAGATGGGGCCTGGAAACCCCAGAAGCCACGCAAACATGAAAGGAGTGGGGCTTTGGATCCTAAGTATTGGGGCTGCGTCCCAGTTGTCTGTGGGAAGGCGTGCGGCCTTTAATTCAGAAAAAAGAGATGGCTAGGAAGAGGTATCTGAAGCTCTAGGAACAATGCCATTGGGAAAGGAGAGTCAGGGTTTGTAATTTGGAGGaaagaaggtggggccttgaattTATAAAAAGGGAAGGAGCTGGCTTGAGACCTTGTGAGTTTGGAGGCTGTGAGCAGGACTTGGAGCCTGGAACCTACTAAAGATGTGAATGGGGTCTAAGGTAACTTGTGTCCTTAGGGCCACAATGGTGGATCTTGAGGCTCCTAATGGTGAGATCCTTTAGAAGGTAGGGAATTGTAACTCTCTAATGATAAAGTCTGCAAttctgggggtgggaggttgcTCTTGGGAGCCTTTCAAGATTCAGGCAGGAAAGAGGGTCTGGTACTCTTTAGGGGCGACAGACAAGGATGCAGGAAGGGGCGGGGCTGGGACCTCTCCCAGGAGCGAAGTCTGTGGATCAGGGACGGAGCCTGGGCCCCCTGAGGGGCCGGGCTTCTGATAAACAAGCTTTTGCAGATGGTGAGTTTGGACCCTCTGAAACACAAGGCCTTGTGAAGGGGCAAATCATTTGGGAAGGCCCAGTGTGGGCCTGGGACCCTCAGTGGTACAGGACCCGGGGACTAATGCAGGATTAGCGCTTCCAGAATCCTCAGTCCCTCGCGTGGGAAGTGGGCACTCGAGGGGGACTTCCAGCTTCGGCACCAGCGAGGGAGCTAAATTCTGACCAAATTCTCCCAGAACTGTGAGCGGAGGGATGAGGCCTGCGAACAGGAGTCGAGCTTAGGAGACCCTGTTCACCGGCTCCACATTCCTCCCAGCTCTACGCACCCCCACACTTGAGGCCTCTGCTTCACGAGAGGGTTCACTGAGTCAGTACCCGACTCGCTCCTGATTTCTCTCTACCGCATGGATTGCTCGAGACCCCAGCGCGCCCCGCCCGGCACCTGTCCCGGGAGCCCCTCCCCTCCCGTCTCCCGATTGGCCGCGCGGGGAGCGCTGGCGGCGCCGGGCTCTGATTGGCGGGAAGTTCGCAGCCCGCGGCTTGGACCGTGGAGAAAGTGAGTCGGCCTCGGgcaggggcgggggtgggggcgggggcggggccgcgccCAGCCGGACCCGCTGGACTGACGGCCCGCCTGGAGCGGGACTTCGCGCCGGACACGATGCGGCAGCCTGGCCCCCGCGGCCGCCGCCCCCTTCTGCTGGTGGGGCTGCTGCTGCCGCTCCTCGCAGCTGCCGACAGCGCCACCTCCGCTGCCAGTCCCAGCCCCAGGCCCATCCAGGCCGTCGAGGTCGCGGTGGTCCCGGGCCGACCGGCTGGGTAAGCCCCGCTGCACCCGTCCTTCCTTCCCTGTGCCCCTTCCACTCAGTAAGTCTGGTGGTCCGGGAGGACCAGGACTTTCGGATTTAGGGAAATACGGACTCACTGCTTCGGTGTGGGGATGAAAGGGTCAGGGCCCTTGGGTTTATTAGGGGTCCCTAGTTTACAGGGGTTAAAATCCGGGGAGTGCTGAGCTTTTGAGGGGAGGGAGTTCTCTCGGTGTGGTGGGGATAGAGAAGGCTGTAGGGCATCCTGGGGTTGATTCGGGGAACGAGCGCCAGTTTATGGGGCGGGGGAGGCGGATTTGAGTTCTCCTAGAATGATAGATGGGTGGGGCCCTCGAGCTGGGATGGGTTCTCCAAGTTTCTTGGGTGCTTAAGGAGGGAGGGTATTGGGAGGTTCTGAAGGGACTTTATGTGAGAGTTGAGATCTCCTGGTTTTCTAGGGTTTGGGGGCGCTGGATTAATGAAAAGCGACCTTTGGGCTTTTTTCTAATAGGTTAGGGACACGTGGACTCGGGTTGATGGCGGAGGGGGTGGTGGAGAATTGTGTGTTTGGTGGGGGCGTCCTCAGGTCTCTCGAGGGTTGGGGATGCTCTAGTTTCCTGGAATTAGAGGACTCCAGGATTGAATGAGGTACCAGTGATTTGGCGCCGACAGATCAAGGATTTCCTAGAGATTTGGGGGTTATAGCCATCCTTCCTGTCTGAGGGTGACGAGATCGAAGGAAGCAGTCTGCCCAGCACCCCCACACCCCGCCCGGCGGCCCAGCGCTCCGTTACAAAGGCCCCGGGCTCCGCTCCCGCCTCGGTCTCTGCGAATGCGTTTAGTAACCCGAGCCGCgtcgggggcggggccgggaAGGGGTTAACCCAGAGAAAAGGCGGGAGGGATGACGGTAGGATTGGGGTCCCAGAGGCTCCCCCCGGACGGGCTCCTCCTTCACTGGGCTCCACCTGTCTGGAAGGGACCCACGCGCTGGACCTCCCCTTCTCAGCACCCCCCCACTGCTCTCATCTCGGGGCCTGAGCACGCGACCTCTTCCCTCGTCCCCCCTTAGCCTCGGGACAATGGACTTGTCTGGGGGGCCTCTTGGTTGCAACGCACTTGCACTGGAGCTGGAGGCTCAGCCACCGAGACTCTCTGGGCGCGGAGATGTCTCCAAGAACGAATCTTTCCTCCTGGTCAGTCGGGAAACAGGAACAAAGACAAGGAGACGCTGGCTCCAGGACACACAGCGTGGAAGGGCAAGAACGGGCTAGAACTCAGGCCTCGGTATTCCCAGTGCTGGACTGTGACTCCTGTTTCCTCCTCCACCTCAGCACCCTGCTGGACCCAGAGTCAAAGGGGAGACCTCCCTCCCCAGCCGCTGAGGTCTGTGGAAGTGGCGCCACCTGCTGGCCACGCTCAGGATGGCGGCTGAGTCCCGGACAGGGACTTGCGAGAGGGCGGGGTTCTAGATTCCCAGAGTCTGGACTTAGCGCTTAGAAATCTACtttgagtctttttttaaaatcatttttgaaaatcctttaaaagactttaaaatatattttccaatgaAATCTTACCTCCAAAACCACTTTATAAGACAAAAGTAAGATCGCTGTGGCCTTTCCCCCTAGTGAGTCTAAGCCAATTTGCCTGCCGTtgtacaaatggggaaactgaggcacggagagaCGTGACTCAAGCTAGTTACACATCTGTTTCGAGTTCCCTCAAGCCTTATCTTGGTCCCCCCCCCTTGCCCTCCTTTGGGGAGTTCTGGGGCATTAGGGGCCCGAGTGACTTTCACCCCCCTATTGATAGCATTGCTGTTTGTCGCTGCTGCCCAAGCCAGACATTGAGGAGGGTCCGCTGCATCCCAGGTGGGTTCTTCTGGGCGGGGTATGGGTAGGGGGCAAAAGAGGGTAGGAGCAGAGGTGCTAGGGGCTCCCTTCCCTACTCCTCATCCCAGCTGGAGAGCTGGATGTATTTGATGGAGAGAGAGACTAGGTCCCCTCCTGCCCCACTTAGTCCTTGGCTGTCTCCAAAGCCTCCTGCAGGGTCCAAAGCTGCCAGCCCCAAAAGTGCACAGGCCGCCAGAGGTGCCTGACCCCAGTGCCTCCAGCTCCGAGCCCCAACCCCAGTGTGAAGAAGAGACAGGTGTCCCTCAACTGGCAGCCACTTACGTGAGTGTGCAATAACTCCCTACCAGATCCTCCCTCAGGAACACCCAGCTTTGCTACCATTTCTGCCTGTTCTCTGggtcttctctccctttcctcctcctcctccagtctctctctctctctctctctctctcactgtcagCCTGTatctctgtttctatttcttctttcccccGCTTATTTCAGTCTTTATCTCTCTGTATCTGTGTCCCTCTGTATTTGTTCTTCCCATCTC includes:
- the SHKBP1 gene encoding SH3KBP1-binding protein 1 isoform X1, producing the protein MAAAANAAEGVSGLGPPGQVIHLNVGGKRFSTSRQTLTWIPDSFFSSLLSGRISTLKDETGAIFIDRDPTVFAPILNFLRTKELDLRGVHGSSLLHEAQFYGLTPLVRRLQLREELDRSSCGNVLFNGYLPPPVFPVKRPNRHSLAGPQQVGGRPAPVRRSNTMPPNLGNAGLLGRMLDEKIPPSPSGQPEEPGMVRLVCGHHNWIAVAYTQFLVCYRLKEASGWQLVFSSPRLDWPIERLALTARVPGGALGEHDKMVAAATGSEILLWALQAEGGGSEIGVFHLGVPVEALFFVGNQLIATSHTGRIGVWNAVTKHWQVQEVQPITSYDAAGSFLLLGCNNGSIYYVDVQKFPLRMKDNDLLVSELYRDPAEDGVTALSVYLTPKTSDSGNWIEIAYGTSSGGVRVIVQHPETVGSGPQLFQTFTVHRSPVTKIMLSEKHLISVCADNNHVRTWSVTRFRGMISTQPGSTPLASFKILALESADGHGGCSAGNDIGPYGERDDQQVFIQKVVPSASKLFVRLSSTGQRVCSVRSVDGSPTTAFTVLECEGSRRLGSRPRRYLLTGQANGSLAMWDLTTAMDGLGQAPAGGLTEEELMEQLEQCELTPLASSRGSLPSPSPRTSLTSLHSASSSISLSGRHGSPSPLQAEAQRRGGGSFVERCQELVRSGPEPRRPPTPAPRPSTGLEAPLTPPKVKLNETSF
- the SHKBP1 gene encoding SH3KBP1-binding protein 1 isoform X2, whose protein sequence is MAAAANAAEGVSGLGPPGQVIHLNVGGKRFSTSRQTLTWIPDSFFSSLLSGRISTLKDETGAIFIDRDPTVFAPILNFLRTKELDLRGVHGSSLLHEAQFYGLTPLVRRLQLREELDRSSCGNVLFNGYLPPPVFPVKRPNRHSLAGPQQVGGRPAPVRRSNTMPPNLGNAGLLGRMLDEKIPPSPSGQPEEPGMVRLVCGHHNWIAVAYTQFLVCYRLKEASGWQLVFSSPRLDWPIERLALTARVPGGALGEHDKMVAAATGSEILLWALQAEGGGSEIGVFHLGVPVEALFFVGNQLIATSHTGRIGVWNAVTKHWQVQEVQPITSYDAAGSFLLLGCNNGSIYYVDVQKFPLRMKDNDLLVSELYRDPAEDGVTALSVYLTPKTSDSGNWIEIAYGTSSGGVRVIVQHPETVGSGPQLFQTFTVHRSPVTKIMLSEKHLISVCADNNHVRTWSVTRFRGMISTQPGSTPLASFKILALESADGHGGCSAGNDIGPYGERDDQQVFIQKVVPSASKLFVRLSSTGQRVCSVRSVDGSPTTAFTVLECEGSRRLGSRPRRYLLTGQANGSLAMWDLTTAMDGLGQAPGGLTEEELMEQLEQCELTPLASSRGSLPSPSPRTSLTSLHSASSSISLSGRHGSPSPLQAEAQRRGGGSFVERCQELVRSGPEPRRPPTPAPRPSTGLEAPLTPPKVKLNETSF
- the SHKBP1 gene encoding SH3KBP1-binding protein 1 isoform X3, producing MAAAANAAEGVSGLGPPGQVIHLNVGGKRFSTSRQTLTWIPDSFFSSLLSGRISTLKDETGAIFIDRDPTVFAPILNFLRTKELDLRGVHGSSLLHEAQFYGLTPLVRRLQLREELDRSSCGNVLFNGYLPPPVFPVKRPNRHSLAGPQQVGGRPAPVRRSNTMPPNLGNAGLLGRMLDEKIPPSPSGQPEEPGMVRLVCGHHNWIAVAYTQFLVCYRLKEASGWQLVFSSPRLDWPIERLALTARVPGGALGEHDKMVAAATGSEILLWALQAEGGGSEIGVFHLGVPVEALFFVGNQLIATSHTGRIGVWNAVTKHWQVQEVQPITSYDAAGSFLLLGCNNGSIYYVDVQKFPLRMKDNDLLVSELYRDPAEDGVTALSVYLTPKTSDSGNWIEIAYGTSSGGVRVIVQHPETVGSGPQLFQTFTVHRSPVTKIMLSEKHLISGPYGERDDQQVFIQKVVPSASKLFVRLSSTGQRVCSVRSVDGSPTTAFTVLECEGSRRLGSRPRRYLLTGQANGSLAMWDLTTAMDGLGQAPAGGLTEEELMEQLEQCELTPLASSRGSLPSPSPRTSLTSLHSASSSISLSGRHGSPSPLQAEAQRRGGGSFVERCQELVRSGPEPRRPPTPAPRPSTGLEAPLTPPKVKLNETSF